A genomic window from Herbiconiux aconitum includes:
- a CDS encoding AI-2E family transporter — MQKTESEALQAGSDLEVSGQETVPSVRVNAFRIGLVGGLGVLLAILIGGVVTQLSTVLIYIGVAIFLALGLDPLVSWLEKKMARPLAIVIVFAVVILIFGGLLFAVIPLIVDQASNFIDQFPQIVKDFTSSDFVKGLQSQIGGFIDIDKAVQDATAFFQDPNNLLNIGGGLLAVGTGIASGATGAVIVLILTLYFLASLRSMKRVTYRFVPANKRAAFASLTDDVTGAVGRYVVGQIGLAAINGILSLIFLTIIGAPLPALFAFIAFLASLIPLVGTLSGAIIITLVCLFASPLTALAAAIYYLIYMQVEAYFLSPRIMNRAVAVPGSIVVIAAVAGGTLGSVLGALVAIPIAASAIIIVQKVVFPKQDAKV, encoded by the coding sequence GTGCAAAAAACGGAGAGCGAAGCACTCCAGGCGGGGTCTGATCTGGAGGTCTCCGGCCAGGAGACCGTTCCGTCGGTGCGGGTGAACGCGTTCCGCATCGGCCTGGTCGGCGGGCTCGGCGTTCTGCTCGCCATCCTGATCGGCGGGGTCGTCACCCAGTTGAGCACGGTGCTCATCTACATCGGCGTCGCCATCTTCCTGGCGCTCGGTCTCGACCCGCTGGTTTCCTGGCTCGAGAAGAAGATGGCGCGGCCGCTCGCGATCGTGATCGTCTTCGCCGTGGTCATCCTGATCTTCGGTGGGTTGCTGTTCGCCGTCATCCCGCTGATCGTCGACCAGGCCTCGAACTTCATCGACCAGTTCCCGCAGATCGTGAAGGACTTCACCTCGAGCGACTTCGTGAAGGGTCTGCAATCGCAGATCGGCGGATTCATCGACATCGACAAGGCCGTTCAGGATGCGACGGCCTTCTTCCAAGACCCGAACAACCTGCTGAACATCGGCGGCGGTCTGCTCGCCGTGGGCACGGGCATCGCGAGCGGGGCCACCGGCGCCGTGATCGTGCTGATCCTCACCCTCTACTTCCTCGCCTCGCTCCGCAGCATGAAGCGCGTCACCTACCGCTTCGTTCCGGCCAACAAGCGAGCAGCCTTCGCTTCGCTCACCGACGACGTCACCGGGGCGGTCGGCCGCTACGTGGTGGGACAGATCGGGCTCGCCGCCATCAACGGCATCCTGAGCCTCATCTTCCTGACGATCATCGGGGCGCCGCTGCCGGCGCTCTTCGCCTTCATCGCGTTCCTGGCCTCACTCATCCCGCTCGTCGGAACGTTGAGCGGCGCGATCATCATCACCCTGGTCTGCCTGTTCGCCTCGCCGCTCACGGCTCTGGCCGCCGCGATCTACTACCTCATCTACATGCAGGTGGAGGCCTACTTCTTGAGCCCGCGCATCATGAACCGCGCGGTGGCGGTGCCCGGCTCGATCGTGGTGATCGCGGCGGTGGCCGGCGGCACGCTCGGCTCGGTGCTCGGGGCGCTCGTCGCCATCCCGATCGCTGCGTCGGCGATCATCATCGTGCAGAAGGTGGTCTTCCCGAAGCAGGACGCAAAAGTGTGA
- a CDS encoding DUF7882 family protein, which translates to MGKLLYGTSGIEIEFDDRTLTHLQIVIAAKLRRKESFFFSWKDDPAIGDGRSSIWLDSSIPLYFKFAGGRVPAINREWLDILTASSNGSGGLQFTEEPGAPGTNGSGNGHNGASGPATVR; encoded by the coding sequence ATGGGAAAGCTGCTCTACGGCACTTCGGGCATCGAGATCGAGTTCGACGACCGCACGCTCACACATCTGCAGATCGTGATCGCAGCGAAACTGCGCCGAAAAGAGAGCTTCTTCTTCTCCTGGAAAGACGACCCTGCGATCGGTGACGGCCGGTCGAGCATCTGGCTCGACTCGTCGATTCCGCTCTACTTCAAGTTCGCGGGCGGGCGGGTGCCGGCCATCAATCGGGAGTGGCTCGACATCCTCACCGCCTCCTCCAACGGAAGCGGTGGGCTCCAGTTCACCGAGGAGCCGGGCGCACCCGGCACCAACGGCAGCGGAAACGGTCACAACGGAGCGAGTGGGCCGGCCACCGTCCGCTGA
- a CDS encoding potassium-transporting ATPase subunit F, with amino-acid sequence MIVIDVLAFVLGAASVAYLVYALVKPERF; translated from the coding sequence GTGATCGTCATCGATGTCCTGGCCTTCGTGCTCGGCGCGGCCTCGGTCGCCTACCTGGTGTACGCGCTCGTGAAGCCGGAGCGGTTCTAA
- the kdpA gene encoding potassium-transporting ATPase subunit KdpA codes for MWLAVAQFATLVLALGLIYRPLGDYIARTFTSSKDLKVERGFYRLIGVASHSEQSWGAYLRGVLAFSVVGVLLVYLIQRLQAVLPYSLGFPAIPEGLSFNTAVSFVTNTNWQSYSPDVTMGYTVQLIGLAVQNFVSAGVGLAVAIALIRGFSRRSTGTIGNFWVDLTRGVLRVLLPISFLAAIVLIAGGVIQNVAGFTDVTTLTGGTQSIPGGPVASQEAIKLLGNNGGGFFNVNSAHPFENPTQWTNLFEIFLMLAIPFSLPRTFGTMVGDKRQGYAILAAMGAIFVVSLTALTIFEAIGSGSGPMAAGGAMEGKEQRFGIFGSTLFGTTSTITSTGAVNSMHDSYTSLGGMMTMFNMMLGEIAPGGIGAGLYGILVIAIITVFIAGLLVGRTPEYLGKKLGPREIKLASLYILATPTLVLAGTALSFAIPAIRTDVETVSIFNPGLHGFSEVLYAFTSAANNNGSAFAGLTANTPWFNTALGVAMLLGRFVPIVFVLALAGSLASQGKVPVTAGTLPTHRPQFVGLLVGVVVIVVALTYFPVLALGPLAEGLQ; via the coding sequence ATCTGGCTCGCCGTCGCGCAATTCGCGACCCTCGTTCTCGCCCTCGGCCTGATTTACCGGCCGCTCGGCGACTACATCGCCCGCACCTTCACCTCGTCGAAAGACCTCAAGGTCGAGCGCGGTTTCTACCGGCTCATCGGCGTCGCGTCCCACTCCGAGCAGAGTTGGGGAGCGTACCTCCGGGGCGTTCTCGCCTTCTCGGTGGTCGGCGTTCTGCTGGTCTACCTCATTCAGCGCCTTCAGGCCGTTCTGCCCTACTCGCTGGGGTTCCCCGCGATCCCGGAGGGCCTCTCGTTCAACACGGCCGTCTCGTTCGTGACCAACACGAACTGGCAGTCCTACTCGCCTGACGTCACCATGGGCTACACCGTCCAGTTGATCGGCCTCGCGGTGCAGAACTTCGTCTCGGCCGGCGTCGGCCTCGCCGTGGCGATCGCGCTGATCCGCGGCTTCTCCCGGCGCTCGACCGGCACCATCGGCAACTTCTGGGTCGACCTGACCCGCGGCGTGCTGCGCGTTCTGCTGCCGATCTCCTTCCTTGCCGCGATCGTGCTGATCGCCGGCGGCGTCATCCAGAACGTCGCCGGGTTCACGGATGTGACGACCTTGACGGGTGGAACCCAATCGATCCCGGGTGGCCCGGTCGCGTCGCAGGAGGCGATCAAGCTGCTCGGCAACAACGGTGGCGGGTTCTTCAATGTGAACTCCGCGCATCCGTTCGAGAACCCGACGCAGTGGACGAACCTCTTCGAGATCTTCTTGATGCTGGCCATCCCGTTCTCGTTGCCACGCACCTTCGGAACGATGGTGGGCGACAAGCGCCAGGGTTACGCCATCCTCGCCGCGATGGGAGCGATCTTCGTCGTCTCACTCACCGCGCTCACCATCTTCGAGGCGATCGGCTCGGGTTCCGGTCCGATGGCCGCGGGCGGAGCGATGGAGGGCAAGGAACAACGATTCGGGATCTTCGGGTCGACTCTCTTCGGCACCACCTCGACCATCACGTCCACGGGCGCGGTGAACTCGATGCACGACAGTTACACCTCGCTCGGCGGCATGATGACGATGTTCAACATGATGCTCGGTGAGATCGCGCCGGGTGGCATCGGGGCGGGGCTCTACGGCATCCTCGTGATCGCGATCATCACCGTCTTCATCGCAGGACTGCTCGTGGGGCGCACGCCGGAATACCTCGGCAAGAAGCTCGGCCCGCGGGAGATCAAGCTGGCGAGCCTCTACATCCTCGCCACGCCCACCCTGGTTCTGGCCGGCACCGCCCTCAGCTTCGCGATTCCCGCGATACGAACGGATGTCGAGACCGTCTCGATCTTCAACCCGGGCCTGCACGGCTTCAGTGAAGTGCTCTACGCCTTCACCTCGGCGGCGAACAACAACGGATCGGCCTTCGCCGGCCTCACCGCGAACACCCCGTGGTTCAACACCGCGCTCGGTGTGGCGATGCTGCTCGGACGGTTCGTGCCGATCGTGTTCGTGCTGGCGCTCGCCGGTTCCCTCGCTTCCCAGGGCAAGGTGCCGGTCACCGCCGGAACGCTGCCCACCCACCGCCCGCAGTTCGTGGGCCTTCTCGTCGGCGTCGTCGTGATCGTCGTCGCCCTCACCTACTTCCCCGTGCTCGCACTCGGACCTCTCGCCGAAGGGCTTCAGTAA